In one window of Methanoregula sp. DNA:
- a CDS encoding 30S ribosomal protein S11: MAANDKEKWGIAHIFASFNNTIITVTDLSGAETVTKSSGGMVVKQDRNESSPYAAMQMAGNVAQAAREKGIVGVHVKVRAPGQGKQRSPGPGAQAAIRALARAGMRIGRIEDVTPVPHDSCRPKGGRRGRRV; this comes from the coding sequence ATGGCAGCAAATGACAAGGAAAAATGGGGTATCGCTCACATCTTTGCGTCCTTCAACAACACTATCATCACGGTAACTGACCTCTCCGGTGCAGAGACGGTCACAAAAAGCAGTGGTGGTATGGTCGTCAAGCAGGACCGCAATGAGAGCTCCCCGTATGCTGCCATGCAGATGGCAGGAAACGTTGCCCAGGCAGCCCGTGAAAAGGGCATTGTCGGTGTCCATGTCAAGGTGCGAGCACCCGGACAGGGCAAGCAGCGCAGCCCCGGGCCCGGTGCCCAGGCAGCCATCCGTGCACTTGCCCGTGCAGGCATGCGCATAGGCCGCATTGAAGATGTTACACCTGTTCCCCACGACTCATGCCGGCCGAAAGGCGGCAGACGCGGAAGGAGAGTGTGA
- the amrB gene encoding AmmeMemoRadiSam system protein B, protein MKMRTCAVAGMFYPRDPSHLEQLLEKFFSGTRVEGTPLGIVSPHAGYIYSGQVAAHAFGSIAPDFSGTFVVIGPSHRGYISCVSAVPWETPLGVVDTDTGFVEALDMETDELSHRDEHSLEVQMPLIKYRFPRARIAPIMMGQQDYASAIRLAEKIEAAVRLTKRDIRIVASSDFSHYVPEKKAKSDDLYAIEPLATLDTLEFYRRIEERRVTACGYGPITAMVNACSRLGAKSAKLIRYATSGDVTGDTREVVGYAAITVI, encoded by the coding sequence ATGAAGATGCGTACATGCGCAGTAGCCGGCATGTTCTATCCGCGAGACCCCTCCCATCTGGAGCAACTGCTCGAGAAGTTTTTCTCCGGCACCCGGGTGGAGGGAACACCTCTGGGTATCGTATCGCCCCATGCAGGATATATCTATTCAGGGCAGGTAGCCGCCCATGCATTCGGTTCTATTGCTCCGGATTTTTCCGGCACTTTTGTGGTGATTGGCCCTTCCCATCGCGGGTATATCAGCTGTGTTTCTGCCGTTCCCTGGGAAACTCCGCTCGGTGTGGTTGATACGGACACCGGGTTTGTAGAAGCGCTGGATATGGAGACCGATGAACTCTCTCACCGGGACGAGCACTCGTTAGAAGTGCAGATGCCGCTGATAAAGTACCGGTTCCCGCGTGCCCGTATTGCCCCGATCATGATGGGGCAGCAGGATTATGCAAGTGCGATCCGGCTTGCAGAGAAGATAGAAGCGGCAGTCCGGCTGACAAAGCGGGATATCAGGATCGTTGCTTCCAGTGATTTCTCACATTATGTGCCGGAGAAGAAGGCAAAATCAGATGATCTTTATGCAATCGAACCCTTAGCTACTCTCGACACGCTGGAATTCTACCGGCGGATCGAGGAGCGACGCGTAACCGCCTGCGGGTATGGCCCGATCACTGCCATGGTGAACGCCTGCAGCAGGCTTGGGGCGAAATCGGCAAAGCTTATCCGGTATGCGACGAGCGGGGATGTGACAGGCGACACCCGCGAAGTCGTCGGGTACGCGGCCATTACGGTGATATAA
- a CDS encoding DNA-directed RNA polymerase subunit N has protein sequence MIPVRCFTCGKPISTAWEEFRQRREKGEDPKQILTDLNITRYCCRRMLLTHKVVIDELNPYN, from the coding sequence ATGATACCCGTACGATGTTTCACCTGTGGAAAACCGATTTCCACCGCGTGGGAAGAGTTCAGGCAGAGGCGGGAGAAAGGCGAGGATCCCAAACAGATCCTCACCGATCTTAATATTACCCGGTACTGCTGCAGGCGCATGCTCCTGACCCATAAAGTCGTCATTGACGAGCTCAACCCTTACAATTAG
- the fni gene encoding type 2 isopentenyl-diphosphate Delta-isomerase, translated as MSDKKRFTSSRKLDHLRICAEEAVESGDAGFGSIRFVHNALPECDKGAISLSTRFLNHTFSSPLFISAMTGGHPGTKDVNARLARAAEHYGAGMGVGSQRAALENPRLEDTFSVVRDEAPHAFLVANLGAVQLRDHGIEWAERAVSMIEADALAIHLNFLQEAIQPEGDHNAIGCSAAIEELCREFKTPVIVKETGCGISAATARQCWGAGVSAIDIGGWGGTSWAAVESVRADESKNAKDHALKSLGQDFSCWGIPTVVSLAEVLATGSPVIASGGIRSGLDIAKALALGADLCGMALPLLKPAMENDEALGNVIDVIHQQLMVTMFLTGSARVSDLRKAPMYLTGMTRQMIDKDNPARIKR; from the coding sequence ATGAGTGACAAGAAGCGGTTTACGTCCTCGCGCAAGCTTGACCACCTGCGCATCTGTGCAGAAGAAGCAGTCGAGAGCGGGGATGCCGGGTTTGGGAGCATCAGGTTTGTGCACAACGCACTGCCGGAATGTGACAAGGGAGCGATCAGCCTCTCGACGCGGTTCCTGAACCACACGTTTTCATCCCCCCTGTTCATCTCGGCCATGACCGGTGGTCACCCGGGAACAAAAGATGTGAATGCCCGGCTTGCACGGGCAGCTGAACACTACGGGGCCGGCATGGGTGTCGGCTCCCAGCGTGCGGCGCTGGAGAATCCCCGGCTCGAGGATACGTTCTCGGTTGTCCGGGATGAGGCGCCCCACGCATTCCTGGTTGCAAACCTGGGTGCCGTCCAGCTCCGCGACCACGGGATCGAATGGGCAGAGCGTGCCGTCTCGATGATCGAGGCGGATGCCCTTGCAATCCACTTAAATTTCCTGCAGGAAGCGATCCAGCCGGAAGGCGATCATAACGCCATCGGCTGCTCTGCGGCAATCGAAGAACTCTGCCGGGAATTCAAGACCCCGGTTATCGTAAAAGAGACCGGCTGCGGTATCTCTGCGGCAACGGCCCGGCAGTGCTGGGGTGCTGGTGTCAGTGCGATCGATATCGGTGGCTGGGGCGGTACGTCCTGGGCTGCTGTCGAGAGCGTCCGGGCAGACGAGAGTAAAAATGCAAAAGACCATGCCCTGAAATCATTAGGGCAGGACTTCTCCTGCTGGGGCATTCCCACGGTAGTCAGTCTTGCAGAAGTGCTCGCAACGGGCAGCCCGGTGATTGCCTCGGGGGGAATCCGGAGCGGTCTTGATATCGCAAAGGCGCTTGCACTCGGAGCAGATCTCTGTGGAATGGCACTGCCCCTGCTCAAACCTGCAATGGAAAACGACGAGGCACTCGGTAACGTGATCGATGTGATACACCAGCAGCTTATGGTCACGATGTTTTTGACCGGCTCTGCACGGGTATCCGATCTCAGGAAGGCCCCGATGTATCTTACCGGAATGACCCGCCAGATGATCGATAAGGACAATCCGGCGCGTATCAAGCGATAA
- the eno gene encoding phosphopyruvate hydratase gives MTTIEVIELRTILDSRGNATVEADVYTANGFGRSAAPSGASTGAFEAKVKEPREAVDYAYQNVLPALIGMDACDQEGFDEQLRDIDGTADFSEIGANIAVALSLANAKAAASASDMPLFRYLGGAFVKEMPLPLGNIIGGGAHAANATEIQEFLVVPGGAADAEEAVFANAAVHRHVKELLKQKGKSCGKGDEGAWAPQIDDALAFELIAEATGLVADELNVEVDMGIDVAASQMWTGEGYKYRNKTRSTEDQIAYIAELVDTYNLVYVEDPLFEEDFDAFSELNRQIGDRCLLCGDDIFVTQVDRIAQGIEKDAANCVLIKPNQVGTLTETYDAVRLAHTHGLDTVMSHRSGETTDTTIAHLATAFSCVFLKCGAVGGERIAKLNELIRIEEQL, from the coding sequence ATGACGACCATAGAGGTTATCGAACTGCGGACAATCCTGGACAGCCGGGGCAATGCGACCGTTGAGGCGGACGTATACACGGCGAATGGTTTTGGAAGGTCTGCAGCGCCCAGCGGTGCCAGCACCGGGGCCTTTGAGGCAAAAGTCAAGGAACCCCGCGAGGCGGTTGACTATGCCTACCAGAATGTACTTCCCGCACTCATCGGCATGGATGCGTGTGACCAGGAAGGATTCGACGAGCAGCTCCGTGATATCGACGGGACTGCCGATTTCTCGGAGATCGGGGCTAATATTGCCGTAGCACTCTCGCTTGCCAATGCCAAGGCAGCAGCATCCGCAAGTGACATGCCGCTCTTCCGCTATCTGGGCGGGGCATTTGTCAAGGAAATGCCACTCCCCTTAGGTAACATTATTGGCGGCGGGGCACATGCGGCAAATGCCACCGAGATCCAGGAATTCCTTGTCGTGCCCGGGGGAGCAGCCGATGCAGAAGAGGCCGTATTTGCCAATGCAGCGGTCCACCGGCATGTCAAGGAACTTCTGAAGCAAAAAGGGAAATCCTGCGGCAAGGGTGATGAGGGTGCGTGGGCACCGCAGATTGACGATGCCCTCGCATTTGAGCTCATTGCCGAGGCGACCGGACTTGTTGCCGACGAACTGAATGTAGAAGTCGACATGGGTATTGATGTTGCGGCAAGCCAGATGTGGACCGGGGAAGGGTACAAGTACCGCAACAAGACGCGCTCAACTGAAGACCAGATCGCCTACATTGCCGAGCTGGTTGACACGTATAATCTTGTGTATGTTGAAGATCCTCTCTTCGAGGAAGACTTCGACGCCTTTTCCGAGCTCAACCGCCAGATCGGGGATCGCTGTCTCCTTTGCGGGGACGACATCTTTGTGACCCAGGTTGACCGCATCGCGCAGGGTATCGAGAAGGATGCCGCAAACTGCGTACTCATAAAACCCAACCAGGTGGGAACCCTCACTGAGACCTATGACGCAGTGCGGCTCGCCCACACCCATGGCCTGGACACGGTTATGAGCCACCGGTCCGGTGAAACCACCGATACAACAATCGCCCACCTTGCAACCGCGTTCTCCTGCGTTTTCTTAAAATGCGGAGCCGTTGGCGGAGAACGCATTGCCAAATTAAACGAACTGATACGCATAGAGGAACAGCTATGA
- a CDS encoding 30S ribosomal protein S9 produces MVKIINTSGKRKTAIARATLKAGKGVIRVNSVPLDQYGSDVTRMKISEPLLLVPNAVHGIDVTIDVAGGGVMGQAEAVRTALARGILLWHNEPQIKDIYLTYDRTLLVNDSRQKEAKKPHGSGARAKFQKSYR; encoded by the coding sequence ATGGTAAAGATCATTAACACAAGCGGAAAACGCAAGACTGCAATCGCACGGGCGACCTTAAAGGCAGGCAAAGGCGTTATCCGGGTCAACTCAGTACCGCTCGATCAGTACGGCTCTGATGTCACCCGGATGAAGATCTCTGAGCCTCTCCTCCTGGTACCCAACGCGGTGCACGGTATCGATGTAACCATCGATGTCGCAGGTGGCGGTGTGATGGGACAGGCAGAGGCGGTCAGGACCGCACTTGCCCGTGGCATCCTCCTTTGGCACAACGAACCCCAGATCAAGGATATCTACCTTACCTATGACAGGACACTCCTTGTCAATGACTCGCGGCAGAAAGAAGCCAAGAAGCCGCATGGTTCCGGTGCAAGGGCAAAGTTCCAAAAGTCTTATCGTTAA
- a CDS encoding DNA-directed RNA polymerase subunit K — protein MQTQTYSRYERARIIGARALQISMGAPLLITTTRIDPLEIAIEEFNNHTIPITVKRK, from the coding sequence ATGCAGACGCAGACATACTCCCGGTATGAACGGGCAAGGATCATTGGAGCAAGGGCTCTGCAGATATCAATGGGTGCTCCGTTACTTATCACGACGACACGGATCGATCCGCTTGAGATCGCCATCGAGGAATTCAACAACCACACCATCCCCATTACCGTAAAAAGGAAGTAG
- a CDS encoding RNase J family beta-CASP ribonuclease produces MDIEVIAVGGYDEVGRNMTAVRCGKEIVIFDMGLRLDQIMIHEDAEIENMHSLDLIKIKAIPDDTLMNGIEGSVKAIVCSHGHLDHIGAIPKLAHRYNAPIIATPYATELIRQQISGEQKFGVNNKLFALKSGQRYTLSPNLVLEFVRTQHSIIDTVTPVLHTPHGAIVYACDFKLDRTPVIGEPPDFARFRQIGKEGVLALIVESTYIDRPGRCPSERIARDLVRNVITSYEDDKSAIIVSTFSSHIARVKTIAECAHEIGRKPVLLGRSMEKYSVTAEQMKLCSFPETTSVFGNRRTVDRTMRRMMKMGKEQFLPIVTGHQGEPGSILTRVALGDTPYQLAKGDKVVFSANVIPNPMNFGQRYMVEQHLRHAGARIFEDLHVSGHAYREDHYEFIQLLQPQHIIPAHGHLKMTAGYTDFATEMGYTAQSTVHMLKNGQRVKLN; encoded by the coding sequence ATGGATATAGAAGTCATTGCAGTGGGCGGATACGACGAGGTCGGGCGGAATATGACCGCTGTCCGCTGCGGAAAGGAAATTGTCATCTTTGACATGGGCCTCAGGCTGGACCAGATAATGATCCACGAGGACGCGGAAATTGAGAATATGCATTCCCTTGACCTGATCAAGATCAAGGCGATACCGGATGATACCCTGATGAACGGGATCGAAGGGTCGGTCAAGGCGATCGTCTGCTCGCACGGCCACCTCGACCACATCGGGGCAATCCCGAAACTGGCGCACCGGTACAATGCACCCATCATCGCAACCCCGTATGCCACCGAACTTATCCGGCAGCAGATCTCCGGTGAGCAGAAGTTCGGCGTGAACAACAAGCTCTTTGCCCTCAAGTCCGGCCAGCGCTACACGCTCTCCCCGAACCTTGTGCTCGAGTTCGTCCGCACGCAGCACTCGATCATCGATACCGTGACGCCGGTGCTTCACACTCCCCACGGTGCGATCGTCTATGCGTGTGATTTCAAGCTCGACCGGACACCGGTCATCGGCGAACCGCCGGACTTTGCCCGCTTCCGCCAGATCGGCAAGGAAGGCGTGCTCGCCCTTATCGTGGAGAGCACGTATATCGACCGGCCCGGCCGGTGCCCGAGCGAGCGGATCGCCCGCGATCTCGTCAGGAACGTCATCACCAGTTACGAGGATGACAAGAGCGCCATCATCGTCTCTACCTTCTCTTCGCACATTGCCCGTGTCAAAACGATCGCGGAGTGTGCGCACGAGATCGGCAGGAAGCCGGTGCTGCTCGGCAGGTCCATGGAGAAATACTCCGTGACCGCAGAGCAGATGAAACTCTGCTCCTTCCCCGAGACCACCAGTGTGTTCGGGAACCGCAGGACCGTTGACCGGACCATGCGCCGGATGATGAAGATGGGAAAAGAACAGTTCCTCCCAATCGTCACCGGGCACCAGGGCGAACCGGGCTCCATTCTTACCCGCGTTGCGCTCGGGGATACCCCCTACCAGCTGGCCAAGGGCGACAAGGTCGTCTTCTCGGCCAACGTAATCCCGAACCCCATGAACTTCGGCCAGCGCTACATGGTCGAGCAGCACCTCCGGCATGCCGGTGCACGCATCTTTGAAGACCTGCACGTATCCGGTCACGCCTACCGCGAGGATCACTACGAGTTTATCCAGCTGCTCCAGCCGCAGCACATCATCCCTGCCCACGGGCACCTGAAGATGACGG
- a CDS encoding DNA-directed RNA polymerase subunit D codes for MQIEFASLDDSLARFTLSGASPAFANAFRRAMIGEVPTLAIEDVRIYNNTSALFDEMLAHRLGLIPIKTDLSSYSTQEKCTCGGAGCPGCTVTYTLSAEGPRMVSSNDLIPADPKAVPVYDNVPIVKLTKGQTLVLEAKAVLNTGKVHSKWQPTLVCGYKNHPVVSISEACDACGMCVDECPRQVLAVRGKKVEVVNGKLPDCSMCKLCEKACMTSGIGDEPAIRVSAEADRYIFVVEGDGSLPVKEIMNRALLYIKEQSDELEHQLGEISGDEKK; via the coding sequence ATGCAGATAGAATTCGCCAGTCTGGACGATTCCTTGGCGCGATTCACTCTCTCGGGAGCGAGCCCGGCATTTGCCAACGCCTTCCGGCGGGCAATGATCGGCGAAGTGCCAACCCTTGCAATCGAAGATGTGCGCATTTATAACAATACCAGTGCGCTCTTTGACGAGATGCTGGCACACCGCCTCGGACTTATTCCCATAAAGACCGATCTCTCATCCTATTCGACACAAGAGAAATGCACGTGCGGCGGGGCAGGATGCCCGGGCTGCACGGTGACTTACACCTTAAGCGCCGAAGGCCCCCGGATGGTCAGTTCAAATGACCTGATCCCGGCAGACCCGAAAGCGGTGCCGGTGTACGACAATGTCCCCATCGTGAAGCTCACGAAAGGGCAGACCCTTGTCCTTGAAGCAAAAGCGGTCCTCAATACCGGTAAGGTGCACTCAAAATGGCAGCCGACCCTGGTCTGCGGGTACAAAAACCACCCCGTAGTCTCGATCAGCGAAGCCTGTGATGCCTGCGGTATGTGCGTGGACGAGTGTCCCCGCCAGGTGCTTGCGGTTCGCGGCAAGAAAGTCGAAGTAGTGAATGGTAAACTTCCCGACTGTTCCATGTGCAAGCTTTGTGAAAAGGCATGCATGACGAGCGGTATCGGTGATGAACCGGCAATCCGTGTATCCGCCGAAGCAGACCGCTATATTTTCGTGGTCGAGGGCGACGGTTCACTGCCGGTAAAAGAGATCATGAATCGGGCACTTCTGTATATCAAGGAGCAGTCAGACGAGCTGGAACACCAGCTAGGCGAAATATCAGGGGATGAAAAGAAATGA
- a CDS encoding 50S ribosomal protein L13 produces the protein MVTVINGDGLLLGRLASLVAQRGLAGETIAIVNAEKVIISGSRARVLGNYKHKVERGASGNRWGPFVPRRPDHLMKRTIRGMLPYKRPRGVEAMKRIKCYVGVPTEFVGKEMEVLEDAHMNRLNNPSHITLGAVSTFLGAKF, from the coding sequence ATGGTAACAGTAATCAACGGTGACGGACTGCTTCTCGGGCGTCTTGCAAGCCTTGTCGCACAGCGCGGGCTTGCCGGAGAAACGATTGCAATTGTCAACGCAGAAAAAGTAATCATCTCCGGCAGCCGTGCACGCGTGCTCGGCAACTACAAACACAAGGTGGAACGCGGCGCCAGCGGCAACCGCTGGGGACCGTTTGTCCCGCGCCGGCCCGACCATCTCATGAAGCGGACGATCCGCGGCATGCTGCCGTACAAACGCCCCCGTGGTGTTGAGGCCATGAAGCGCATCAAGTGCTACGTCGGTGTTCCAACAGAATTTGTCGGAAAGGAGATGGAAGTGCTCGAAGACGCACACATGAACCGTCTGAACAACCCGAGCCACATCACGCTCGGCGCAGTGAGCACGTTCCTCGGAGCAAAGTTCTAG
- the rpsB gene encoding 30S ribosomal protein S2, protein MTTVNEMEIELKEPLIPVEEYLAAGVHIGTQQKSEDMKKFIYRVRGDGLYILDIRETDARIKTTAKFLNQFEAPNILVVTSRQYGQYPAKKFADTIGAMSATGRFIPGLMTNPVLSEYIEPSVVVVTDPIGDAQVINEAVQCGIPVVALCDTNNMTKYVDLVIPTNNKGRKALSMIYFLLTREMLRLRGISTALSPEDFETEF, encoded by the coding sequence ATGACTACTGTAAATGAAATGGAAATCGAATTAAAAGAGCCACTCATCCCCGTCGAAGAGTACCTTGCAGCCGGTGTTCACATCGGTACCCAGCAGAAGAGCGAAGATATGAAGAAGTTCATCTACCGCGTCCGCGGCGATGGACTCTATATCCTTGATATCCGCGAGACCGATGCCCGGATCAAGACCACGGCCAAGTTCTTAAACCAGTTCGAGGCACCCAATATCCTCGTGGTCACCTCCCGCCAGTACGGCCAGTACCCGGCAAAGAAGTTTGCCGACACCATCGGTGCAATGTCTGCCACCGGCCGCTTCATCCCGGGTCTCATGACCAACCCCGTTCTCTCTGAATACATTGAGCCGTCGGTCGTTGTTGTAACCGACCCGATCGGTGACGCACAGGTTATCAACGAGGCAGTCCAGTGTGGTATCCCCGTTGTAGCACTCTGCGATACCAACAATATGACCAAGTATGTTGACTTAGTCATCCCGACCAACAACAAAGGTCGCAAGGCACTCTCCATGATCTACTTCCTGCTCACCCGTGAGATGCTCAGGCTCCGCGGCATCTCGACAGCACTCTCTCCCGAAGACTTCGAAACTGAGTTTTGA
- a CDS encoding isopentenyl phosphate kinase, with the protein MSDRLILKLGGSVITDKSADCAINRGQLASIAGSIARARTGGIVVIHGAGSCGHPEAKRYNLDIGAVTGQTEGIYVTHRAVSRLNEEVVATLREQGVAAIGVHPLHTAIADNGRLVSFECRHLETMLGLGMVPVIHGDVVMDLSKGACIVSGDQLVRYLAVGLGISRVGLATDVPGVLDGERVVPEITRDTMPTLRIGNSMHTDVTGGMRGKINELLELADAGIGSDIFHVSRVADFLSGAGHGGTTVKGNKT; encoded by the coding sequence ATGTCTGACCGCTTGATCTTAAAACTGGGCGGAAGTGTAATCACCGATAAGAGTGCAGACTGTGCAATCAACCGCGGGCAGCTGGCATCTATTGCCGGCTCGATTGCCCGGGCACGCACGGGTGGCATTGTGGTCATACACGGTGCCGGTTCCTGCGGGCATCCCGAGGCGAAGCGGTACAACCTGGATATCGGTGCCGTAACCGGGCAGACCGAGGGGATCTATGTCACCCACCGGGCAGTCAGCCGTTTGAACGAAGAGGTTGTCGCAACCCTCCGCGAACAGGGGGTTGCCGCGATTGGGGTCCACCCGCTTCATACCGCGATTGCGGACAACGGCCGGCTGGTCTCCTTCGAATGCCGGCACCTTGAAACAATGCTGGGCCTGGGGATGGTCCCTGTGATCCACGGCGACGTGGTGATGGACCTTTCAAAAGGAGCCTGTATCGTCTCGGGCGATCAGCTCGTGCGGTATCTCGCGGTTGGATTAGGTATCAGCCGCGTGGGGCTCGCCACCGATGTACCGGGAGTGCTGGATGGAGAGCGGGTTGTTCCGGAAATTACCCGGGACACGATGCCAACTCTCCGCATCGGCAACTCGATGCATACCGATGTCACCGGTGGAATGAGAGGCAAAATCAACGAACTGCTCGAACTCGCCGATGCGGGAATCGGGTCAGATATCTTTCATGTCTCGCGGGTAGCCGACTTCCTTTCCGGAGCCGGCCACGGCGGGACAACCGTTAAGGGGAATAAAACATGA
- a CDS encoding 30S ribosomal protein S13, whose product MAQENDIKYFVRVGTTDLDGTKSVRVALTGIKGVGRHTSTVISRMAKVDEYALLGRLEEESVNRLRVAVEEYITKIPAWMANRPKDVYTGETKHLFGGDVALANDEDINLMRKIRCYKGIRHETGQKVRGQRTKSTGRTGKTVGVSKKKAGGS is encoded by the coding sequence ATGGCTCAGGAAAACGATATAAAATACTTTGTAAGGGTTGGAACCACCGATCTCGATGGTACCAAATCCGTGAGAGTAGCGCTCACCGGCATCAAGGGTGTCGGCAGGCATACCTCCACGGTTATTTCCCGGATGGCGAAGGTTGACGAATACGCGTTACTCGGTCGCCTTGAAGAGGAGTCGGTAAACCGGCTCCGGGTCGCTGTTGAAGAGTACATCACGAAGATTCCGGCTTGGATGGCAAACCGGCCGAAAGATGTGTACACTGGCGAAACAAAGCACCTCTTTGGCGGTGATGTCGCTCTCGCAAACGATGAAGACATCAACCTCATGAGAAAGATCCGGTGCTACAAGGGCATCCGCCATGAGACCGGCCAGAAAGTCCGTGGTCAGCGCACCAAGTCGACAGGCAGAACCGGTAAGACCGTCGGTGTGAGCAAGAAGAAAGCCGGAGGAAGCTAA
- a CDS encoding 50S ribosomal protein L18e: MTRIVEKTNPRLTSLILLLKNKSRENEAKIWREIASRLETPNRNYAEVNLSKINRYAQNGETIIVPGKVLGSGLLEQSVKVAALNFSASATSKIKDAKGQCMTIEQLLQDNPKGSGVRILR; encoded by the coding sequence ATGACAAGAATTGTAGAGAAGACGAACCCCCGTCTTACCAGCCTTATCTTACTCCTGAAGAACAAGTCACGGGAGAATGAGGCTAAGATCTGGCGCGAGATCGCAAGCAGGTTAGAGACCCCCAACCGGAATTACGCTGAGGTCAACCTGTCCAAGATCAACCGCTATGCCCAGAACGGCGAGACAATCATCGTCCCGGGCAAAGTGCTGGGCAGCGGCCTGCTGGAGCAGTCCGTCAAGGTTGCAGCGCTGAATTTTTCAGCATCAGCGACCAGCAAGATCAAGGACGCTAAGGGACAGTGTATGACGATTGAGCAGCTCCTGCAGGACAACCCGAAAGGCAGCGGTGTCCGGATCCTGAGGTGA
- a CDS encoding 30S ribosomal protein S4 encodes MGYPGKNHKTYQPPKRPFEKTRIESETRLVIEYGLRNKREVWKAQADLRKYRKGARNLLVLASSATDKHIFEAKRDELISHLQRAGLLGPDADIEAVLSLKVQAQLDRRLQTLVHRKGLARSPKQARQMVTHGHIAIAGRRTTIPGYRVNRIEEGQISYYGTSSFVSDSNAERTRIAKPASNPKAAPQQGYQRGGR; translated from the coding sequence ATGGGATACCCCGGAAAGAACCACAAGACTTACCAGCCACCGAAGCGGCCCTTTGAAAAGACGCGTATCGAATCCGAAACGCGCCTTGTCATCGAATACGGTCTCCGCAACAAGCGTGAAGTCTGGAAAGCCCAGGCAGACCTGCGCAAATACCGCAAGGGTGCCCGTAACCTTCTCGTGCTCGCATCCAGTGCCACCGACAAGCACATTTTCGAAGCAAAGAGGGACGAGCTTATCAGCCACCTCCAGCGCGCAGGACTTCTCGGCCCCGATGCGGATATCGAAGCTGTGCTCTCCTTAAAGGTACAGGCCCAGCTCGATCGCCGTCTCCAGACCCTGGTACACCGCAAGGGACTCGCCCGCTCGCCCAAACAGGCGCGGCAGATGGTCACCCACGGTCATATCGCAATCGCCGGAAGGCGTACCACCATTCCCGGCTACCGCGTCAACCGGATCGAAGAAGGACAGATCTCCTATTACGGAACATCCTCGTTCGTCAGTGACTCGAATGCTGAGAGGACCCGCATTGCCAAGCCGGCAAGCAACCCCAAGGCAGCCCCCCAGCAGGGATACCAGCGTGGAGGTAGATAA
- the mvk gene encoding mevalonate kinase → MATWSAPGKVFLFGEHAVVYGKPGIAMAIKPRVFVTVRNTKRPQRAKSPYIDGCFEAMGVMGSVYINSQIPSSSGLGSSAAVTVATLSAINDEFSLHKTREDIADMAFEIEKTVQKGRASPTDTTVSAYGGIVLISGGSRRRLPPQNIHLVIGDSLVSHSTSKMVEQVSELKKKHPNIVDPVLDAIEGVSLSAIHHLNNPKELGKYMNMNHALLEVLGVGHPQLGKMVLAARAAGAFGAKITGAGGGGCMVALCPKPIKHRIASAIEACDARAIITGIDTEGARKEKNV, encoded by the coding sequence TTGGCAACGTGGAGTGCACCGGGCAAGGTATTCTTGTTCGGTGAGCATGCAGTAGTCTATGGAAAGCCCGGCATAGCCATGGCCATCAAGCCCCGGGTGTTTGTCACGGTGAGGAACACCAAGCGCCCCCAGCGGGCGAAATCGCCGTACATCGACGGGTGTTTCGAGGCGATGGGCGTGATGGGCAGTGTCTATATCAACTCCCAGATCCCGAGTTCGTCCGGGTTGGGATCGTCCGCCGCAGTCACGGTTGCCACCCTGTCGGCCATCAACGATGAATTCTCCCTGCACAAGACCCGGGAAGATATCGCAGACATGGCCTTTGAGATCGAAAAGACCGTGCAGAAAGGGCGGGCCAGCCCCACGGACACAACCGTATCTGCGTACGGGGGAATTGTGCTTATCAGCGGCGGTTCCCGCAGGCGACTGCCCCCGCAGAACATTCACCTGGTGATCGGGGACTCGCTCGTCTCCCACAGCACCTCAAAGATGGTAGAGCAGGTGAGCGAACTGAAAAAGAAGCACCCCAATATTGTCGATCCCGTGCTCGATGCGATCGAAGGGGTGAGCCTGAGCGCGATCCACCACCTCAACAATCCCAAGGAACTGGGAAAATACATGAACATGAACCATGCCCTGCTCGAAGTGCTGGGTGTCGGGCACCCGCAGCTTGGAAAGATGGTCCTTGCTGCACGGGCGGCAGGGGCATTCGGGGCAAAGATCACCGGTGCCGGTGGCGGGGGCTGTATGGTGGCACTCTGCCCCAAGCCCATCAAACACCGGATTGCCAGTGCCATTGAGGCGTGCGATGCCCGGGCAATCATTACGGGTATCGACACGGAAGGGGCACGCAAGGAGAAGAATGTCTGA